The following DNA comes from Miscanthus floridulus cultivar M001 chromosome 5, ASM1932011v1, whole genome shotgun sequence.
ATCTTTTTTGTCTCATGATTTTTTTCAGGGTTATTTTGTTATCCTTTCATGGATGCCAGTCTATTTCAAAACAGTAAGCCTTCACTCTGCTTCAATGTTCTTTGAATATATAAATTACTTTTCCCAGTATTCAACTTGATATTGCTTTTGTGGTGATCAGATATATCATGTCAATCTGAGAGAAGCTGCTTGGTTCAGTGCACTCCCTTGGGTGATGATGGCAGTTTTAGGCTACGTGGCTGGTGTTGTATCAGACATGCTTATTAGAAATGGTACAAACATTACTTTAACACGGAAGATAATGCAGGTATGTTGCTTCAAAAAAAATAGTAGCATAACAGTCAGGAAAGTTTTCATTTCTTTTATTCATAAAATGATCTTGTGCACCTCTCCACACTCTTTCCAAAAGTCACATGCTTCCTGATATGCTGCGATCTATTAATCATAAGATACAAAAACCAAACATGTTAAGTGTACACTTCCTGTTGCAGTTTATTTTCATCAATATTGGCTTCTTTTTGGTTTTGCCATTTCAACTTTCAAGTGTACACTTCCTGTTGCATTAACTTTTTTCCTGACTATTGACTTTTCATTCTGCAGTCAATTGGCTTTCTGGGGCCAGGTATTGCTTTGCTCTGTCTGAATGCAGCAAAGAGTCCAATCATTGCTTCAGCCTGGCTTACAATTGctgttggtttgaaatcctttggcCACTCAGGTTTCTTAGTAAATCTACAGGTACTGTAGTTCAGTGATGGAGCAGACACTCATTCTTCGCAATTTGGATCCTCTTTTTCCCATCTGATATATATCATTTTTAAAACATATCAGGAGATCGCCCCACAATATGCTGGAGTCCTACACGGTACTAAATAGTAAATATGTTCCTTGTGTTAACTGTAGATTTCCATTTTGTTGCATTAACTAACTTTAGTCTACAATTGTGCTGTGACAGGAATGTCAAATACAGCTGGGACATTTGCTGCCATTCTAGGAACTATTGGAGTAGGATTTTTTGTTGATCGGATGGGTTCTTTCCATGGATTTTTGATATTGACGTCGCTTTTATACTTCAGCAGTGCTCTTTTCTGGGATATCTTTGCTACTGGAGAGCGTGTTGACTTTGATGGCACTGGCTAGCAACTCAGAGGAACTCTGCGGTTTTCTATCCTTAAAACACAGAATGCTGATTCAGGACAGTGTTTTACCGCCAACCATCAGAAAGTTATTTGCACCTGAAGATGAAGAACTTTAGTTACGACTGTACAGTATTGGGTTTCAACCTTTTAAAGCACGCTTGGAAGTCGAATATCAGCGATGGATAAACACATGGAACCGTCTTTATAGGTCGTTTTAGATTTTCTTGGAGGGATATCCCTAATGATGTTACATAGAATAAATAACAGGGCAGGATGTCAACCATTAATGGCGCCGAAAGTAGTAGAGAACTGAAACTGATTTGCAGCCTAGTCAGAAAATGGGAATCCCAACCATTAAGGGAGAATGGGTTTGAAAAACATGGGGAATTTGGGTGTAAATGCTACGGAAAGTTGTGGCCTTTTAAAATTCTTATAACATGTGACTTTTTTACTGTCAATTTCCCTTCTTTTAAGTATATAATGAATGCAGCAAACAGGGAAATCCTTGATGGGGAGCATAGAAGGGTCTTTACATTGATGAAAAAAGTTGAAAACTTCAGATGCAATGCTATTCAGTATTGAGAATACCATACATCGATGTCTGTAGAGATTCGGGATTTAGAAGGAAATATTCTTGGAGGGCTACTAGTAAGGATGTAAGGGGACACCCAATGGTGTTCTATGATCAGCTAACTTAGTTCTTTTCTCCACCTAAATGCTAAATTAATCAGGTGGCATGCCACTGTAGTTTATTTTATCAAGTTCCGGAACCATTCAAGTTCATTTTATCAAGTTCCGGAAGGACCAATAACCCGAGAGACTTGCATCCCTACCCTTGACCTCAACACTCAACAGTCTGACATAAGGAAGAGAACGCGTCTCTTCGGAGACATCCGATAAAGAAGAGAACGCTTCAGAGGACAGGCCAAAGGACGATGCCATGGTCCATTTCGTCTCTGGCAGTGGAATTGTAAACATACCTACAGGGACATCCTCCACCAATTAAATTATTGTAAACAGTAGTTGACATACGTACATTTACTCCTAAGTCATAGCTCCTAACCCCACTGGCTTggcctgaaaacccatttcaaccACCTGTTTATGATAATAAAGATGTATGCACCCAGTCAAATTTGAATCAGTCCATCCTCCATCGCCTCCGAGTCTACAAAAGCTAAGAATCAGAAGAACGTGTACCTGATTATGCGCGAGCAGCTGTTCGTCCCATCTTCGCATCCCATCAGCCATGCAGGCAGCTCGCAACCGGACATCCCCAACCGGCCATGGAGGTTTCTCTGGCTTCAACAGTGAGTTTCAGTCAGATCCTGGGTTCTCTTGGACTTCTACCTATACACCTCGTTCCCGTATAGTCAACACGAAGGCCAGGAGCTCAATATCATTCCGGGAAAGAGTTGCTGCACTTTTCGGGTCGTGGGCAAACTGCTTCACTCCTCGATCTGAAAtcaaggaagcccatgagaatccTCCAATCGAGCGCCAGGATGTGTCTGCTAGTCCCAGTAAGCTCACCTTCCTTTCTTCATTCATCTGTCATGTAGAAGCTGAGATGCTGCCTGTGTAACTATCTTAGTTACTATTACTACTAGCTAGTCCTGAAACGAATTGCATTAGAAACGAGACACAGATATTTACCTCGTCAAATGAGGCCAATCAGGTCTTTTAAGATTCTATAGCAGAAACGATTTTAATCATGGTAATGCAAACGCTTACGGGTCGAGCAACTTGTAAACAGTCTAAATGACTGGCGTAACAACCTTCTTGCCTGTAATTCTGCTACTCCTTCCGGCTAGCTGGAGTTTTTGTGAATGAAAATTTGGTGGGGAAGCTCTCCCCCCCGTTTGTGTTAAAAAAAATGGTAATGCAAAATTGTGGCACAAATCAGCAATAACCGATAAGGAGTCCATACTAATCGACCTTCAACTTATGGGTTACAAATATCATACAGCATGATGTTTGGTCAAAGTAAATTTGAGCTTACTCAGACTCCCGATACTCCCGATCTACAATTTGAGTTTTCATTGCCACTTCCTGTTTCCAGTTTTCACCTAATAAGCTAATCAGAATTCAAACTCGTCCAAGTTAGCATTGCTCTTCAACTGACATTTCTAATGACATGCTTTTGGTCAATCATGAAGCTTTGCGTTCAAGTTACAAAACTCAACACCACCCATAATCTGGTCCAAAACAAGACATACATAGCTGCTAAATGATGAATATACTTCGTGAGGATGTGTTCTTAATCAAACTGCTCAACTATTAAATCAAAGTTGAGTCCAATTAAGATGGTTTCCGATTGTTTCCTGCAGTCTCCAGAATTTCATCGACAAGTAGCACAAGCAATAATATACAGAATATATCCAGGCAGAGAGGTGATAGCAGCCAAACAAAGTCCTGGCAAGAACAGTTCTCGTTTCAGGAAATTTGCCAGGCTACTTCAAACTTTAGTGAACAAAACAAAATTGGGTTAGGTAATTTTGGCACTGTGTATAAAGCGAAGCTCAGGGATGGATCCATCATAGCTGTAAAGAGGGCTACTAAGGTTTGTAGGTGAATATTCCTTCAACAGAAGAAATGCTGTACATATTTACTACACCGAGTTACTTGCAGCAATCAAATCAAGAAAAAGTTTTCATGCAACATCTGGATTTGGCAGATGCATGGTGGGCATCTATCTGCAGAGTTCAGAAGTGAAATCCAGATGCTGTCCAAGGTCGAGCATTTGAACTTGGTAAAGTTTCTTGGGTACGTGGAATACGAGGATGAACGCCTAATTCTGGTTGAGTACATCAGTAATGGAACACTCCGTCAACACTTGGATGGTACGTCAAACATGTGCAATGGACAAGCTTAAACACATACTACTTCATTTCTTGTGGTAGTGTAGCAATATTGTCAAGATGGTAAAAGTTATAGAATCCACGAATTTTGTAAGTCACCACTCACCAAGATAGTATAACTGGATGAAGTTAAATGCATTGAAGTATTGTTTATAAATATGACAAGTCACCTGTGATATCCTAAATGTCAATCTACTGAAAGAGATGTAAAAACATGTGCATGCTATTCAGCTTAAGCCTATGGTTTTCTTTTTTGCGTGTTTGAACCATGTTTCATTTATGTTCCCAGTTCCAATCTTGATTTTTGGAATCAAATTATGTTGTAGAATGTAATGCTATAAATCTTCATTTTCCATTGGATTAAAGGGAACTTAATGAACTTTTCCACTATGCAGGGTCAAAAGGGGAACCATTGGAATTTGCACAGCGTCTCAACATCGCTGTTGACATAGTTCATGCCATTGCCTACTTACATGGTTATACAGGTACCCACACTCCATTTCTATATGAAAATTTGAGTCAGCCCCCAAACATAGATGCATAAGATAGTCATATTTGGCATAACCCCACAAGTGCATATTTGATCATGGTCCTGAATGTTAATACACCACACAGCAGATCCCTAGATGATACAGTCAGCATGAAAAATCACCATCTCAGAACATCCATGATCAGAATTTTGTATGATAGCCACCCAAAATATCTATGTATTGACATCTACCGCGG
Coding sequences within:
- the LOC136450748 gene encoding calmodulin-binding receptor-like cytoplasmic kinase 2 produces the protein MQAARNRTSPTGHGGFSGFNSEFQSDPGFSWTSTYTPRSRIVNTKARSSISFRERVAALFGSWANCFTPRSEIKEAHENPPIERQDVSASPISRISSTSSTSNNIQNISRQRGDSSQTKSWQEQFSFQEICQATSNFSEQNKIGLGNFGTVYKAKLRDGSIIAVKRATKMHGGHLSAEFRSEIQMLSKVEHLNLVKFLGYVEYEDERLILVEYISNGTLRQHLDGSKGEPLEFAQRLNIAVDIVHAIAYLHGYTDHPIIHRDIKSSNILLTEQLRAKVADFGFARLAPENPEATHVSTLVKGTAGYVDPEYLCTSQLTDRSDVYSFGVLLVELITGRRPIERGRGRGRGRHQRLTTEWALRKCREGFAVVVMDPRMRRTSAVVAAVEKVMALAAECTAPDRAARPAMRRCAELLWSVRRDLQQEQQRAAAASAGARRHDGSTYAPPSVTSLRQERFEDLR